In Streptomyces sp. NBC_00569, a single genomic region encodes these proteins:
- a CDS encoding CoA transferase, giving the protein MTHAPVGEGTRAAWAALGGDPALTSHITSVAREGALPARLPVIDLARACVGACSLAAAELAARRTGRPVPRVVLDDGALATAFVSERHLLIDGRATVNFAPLSRFWRTADGWLRTHANYPHHRARLLAALGLGDDASVERVAALLAERSAAEAEETVYAAGGLAVALRTTEEWAAHPQAVAIAGRSLLDRERLDKAAPRSLPPLTGDPLLPASGLRVLDLTRVTGGPVATRTLALFGADVLRVDAPQLPEDPEAHADTGFGKRSTRLDLTGAADRRAFEDLLAGADVVVTGYRPGALDRFSLTPEALASRRPGLVVAQLSAWGAYGPWGERRGFDSVVQVATGIAVVEGSVERPGALPAQALDHGTGYLLAAAVLRAVTEQLDEGGTRALRAALARTAHWLTRKLPHGPTAVTETYDAENPARWLTETDSAAGRLRHALPPAGFTGGPVNWERPPGLWGADSPEWRHG; this is encoded by the coding sequence ATGACACATGCACCGGTGGGTGAGGGAACGCGGGCGGCCTGGGCGGCGCTCGGCGGCGACCCGGCCCTGACCTCGCACATCACGTCCGTGGCAAGGGAGGGGGCGCTGCCCGCGCGGCTGCCCGTGATCGACCTGGCACGCGCGTGCGTGGGCGCGTGCTCGCTGGCCGCGGCCGAGCTGGCCGCCCGGCGCACCGGACGGCCCGTACCCCGCGTGGTCCTCGACGACGGCGCCCTGGCCACCGCGTTCGTCAGTGAGCGGCATCTGCTGATCGACGGGCGGGCGACGGTCAACTTCGCGCCGCTGTCCCGGTTCTGGCGCACGGCGGACGGGTGGCTGCGCACCCATGCCAACTATCCGCACCACCGGGCACGGCTCCTGGCCGCGCTCGGGCTCGGCGACGACGCCTCCGTGGAGCGGGTCGCCGCGCTGCTCGCGGAGCGGTCGGCCGCCGAGGCCGAGGAGACCGTGTACGCCGCCGGGGGCCTGGCCGTCGCCCTGCGCACCACGGAGGAATGGGCCGCGCACCCTCAGGCAGTGGCGATCGCCGGGCGGTCGCTGCTCGACCGTGAGCGCCTCGACAAGGCGGCGCCCCGTTCTCTGCCCCCGCTCACGGGTGACCCGCTGCTGCCCGCGTCCGGCCTGCGTGTCCTCGACCTGACGCGGGTCACCGGCGGTCCCGTCGCCACGCGCACCCTCGCGCTGTTCGGCGCGGACGTGCTGCGCGTCGACGCCCCGCAGCTGCCGGAGGATCCGGAGGCGCACGCGGACACCGGGTTCGGGAAGCGGTCCACACGGCTCGATCTGACGGGCGCGGCGGACCGGCGCGCCTTCGAGGACCTCCTCGCGGGCGCGGACGTTGTCGTGACCGGCTACCGGCCCGGCGCGCTCGACCGGTTCAGCCTCACCCCCGAGGCGCTGGCCTCGCGCAGGCCGGGGCTCGTCGTGGCGCAGCTGTCCGCGTGGGGCGCGTACGGGCCGTGGGGCGAGCGGCGCGGCTTCGACAGCGTGGTGCAGGTGGCCACGGGCATCGCGGTCGTCGAGGGGTCCGTGGAGCGGCCGGGGGCGCTGCCCGCGCAGGCCCTGGACCACGGCACGGGCTATCTCCTGGCGGCGGCCGTGCTGCGCGCCGTCACCGAGCAGCTGGACGAGGGCGGCACGCGCGCGCTGCGGGCGGCGCTCGCCCGGACCGCGCACTGGCTGACGCGGAAGCTCCCGCACGGGCCCACCGCGGTCACGGAGACGTACGACGCCGAGAACCCGGCGCGCTGGCTCACGGAGACCGACAGTGCCGCGGGACGGCTGCGGCACGCGCTGCCGCCGGCCGGCTTCACCGGAGGACCCGTCAACTGGGAGCGCCCGCCCGGGCTTTGGGGTGCCGACTCGCCCGAGTGGCGGCATGGCTGA
- a CDS encoding S8 family serine peptidase, which produces MTAPLARSRSIRRSIAVPAGMAMATALAFLPNATASAAGQAPQAPQAPVATDGPSLSYVVNVRSGHGTSAAVQKEITKAGGTVVIAYDKIGVIVAHSSNPDFAKTIRKARGVDSAGATRTAPLPAQSTADLGTPKALTAAQLAATTGQAAAGQDPLEPLQWDLPAIKADKAHEKSLGSRKVTVAVIDTGVDDTHPDIAPNFDRGASANCVSGKPDTTDGSWRPSASESPHGTHVAGEIAGAKNGVGITGVAPGVKVSGIKVGNPDGFFYTEAVVCGFVFAAEHGVDVTNNSYYTDPWYFNCTDDPEQKALVKAVARASQYAEKKGAVNVAAAGNENYDLASDEITDPSSPNDTTPGDRVVDPSKCFDIPTQLPGVVTTAATGAKGLKSSFSNYGQGIIDIAAPGGDSTAYQTPAPPATSGLILGPLPGGKWGYMAGTSMASPHVAGVAALIKSTHPHASAAAVKALLYAQADATPCTDPYDIDGDGKVDAVCEGGKNKNGFYGHGMADALDAVTK; this is translated from the coding sequence ATGACGGCGCCCCTCGCGCGCTCCCGTTCCATCCGCCGTTCGATAGCCGTACCGGCCGGGATGGCCATGGCCACGGCGCTCGCGTTCCTGCCGAACGCGACCGCGTCGGCCGCGGGTCAGGCCCCGCAGGCCCCTCAGGCCCCGGTCGCCACGGACGGCCCCTCGCTCAGCTACGTGGTCAACGTGCGTTCCGGACACGGCACTTCGGCCGCCGTCCAGAAGGAGATCACCAAGGCCGGCGGCACCGTCGTCATCGCGTACGACAAGATCGGCGTCATCGTCGCGCACTCTTCGAACCCGGACTTCGCGAAGACGATCCGCAAGGCCCGCGGGGTCGACTCGGCGGGTGCCACGCGCACCGCGCCGCTGCCCGCCCAGTCCACGGCCGACCTCGGCACCCCGAAGGCACTGACCGCAGCCCAGCTGGCGGCCACGACCGGTCAGGCCGCCGCCGGACAGGACCCGCTGGAGCCGTTGCAGTGGGACCTGCCCGCCATCAAGGCGGACAAGGCGCACGAGAAGTCGCTCGGCAGCAGGAAGGTCACCGTCGCGGTGATCGACACCGGCGTCGACGACACCCACCCGGACATCGCGCCGAACTTCGACCGCGGGGCGTCCGCGAACTGTGTCTCGGGCAAGCCGGACACGACGGACGGCTCCTGGCGCCCCAGCGCCTCGGAGAGCCCGCACGGCACGCATGTCGCGGGTGAGATCGCGGGCGCCAAGAACGGCGTCGGCATCACGGGGGTCGCGCCCGGCGTGAAGGTCTCGGGCATCAAGGTGGGCAACCCGGACGGCTTCTTCTACACGGAGGCCGTGGTGTGCGGCTTCGTGTTCGCGGCCGAGCACGGCGTCGACGTCACCAACAACAGCTATTACACCGACCCGTGGTACTTCAACTGCACGGACGACCCGGAACAGAAGGCCCTGGTGAAGGCCGTCGCGCGGGCCTCGCAGTACGCGGAGAAGAAGGGCGCCGTGAACGTCGCGGCGGCGGGCAACGAGAACTACGACCTCGCCTCCGACGAGATCACCGACCCGTCGAGCCCGAACGACACGACCCCGGGCGACCGGGTCGTCGACCCGTCCAAGTGCTTCGACATCCCGACGCAGCTGCCGGGCGTCGTCACGACCGCGGCGACCGGGGCCAAGGGCCTCAAGTCGTCGTTCTCCAACTACGGTCAGGGCATCATCGACATCGCGGCCCCCGGCGGCGACTCGACGGCGTACCAGACGCCGGCGCCGCCCGCCACGAGCGGCCTGATCCTCGGCCCGCTGCCCGGCGGCAAGTGGGGCTACATGGCCGGTACGTCGATGGCGTCCCCGCACGTCGCCGGCGTCGCCGCGCTGATCAAGTCGACGCACCCGCACGCCTCCGCGGCGGCGGTGAAGGCGCTCCTGTACGCGCAGGCCGACGCCACGCCGTGCACCGACCCGTACGACATCGACGGCGACGGCAAGGTCGACGCGGTGTGCGAGGGCGGCAAGAACAAGAACGGCTTCTACGGGCACGGCATGGCCGACGCCCTGGACGCGGTGACCAAGTAG
- a CDS encoding S8 family peptidase gives MAHLRSRRRLALTLPLGLALTASLGFLPGAASAAPADSPAATAGSATADAGALAYVVNTRTDHRTLASVKKAIDKAGGTVVASYDRIGVIVVHASNPDFGRQIRAVKGVQSAGATRTSPLVAAGTTDEGAAQVLSKAQAKSLAAKADSGAEPLEADQWDLRAIGADKAAKINPGSRDVTVGVIDTGVDDTHPDLAPNFSASQSANCVGGKADTSPGAWRPYDPAEDYHGTHVAGEIAAARNGIGVAGVAPGVKVAGIKVSDPHDGLFYPENVVCAFVFAADHGVEVTNNSYYVDPWLYNCMDDPDQKAIVDAVDRAQLYAQKKGTLNLASAGNSNDDLDSDALVDDSSPDDSTPVHRTIDPHKCFDIPTQLPGVVTVSASGPTGAKAYYSSYGKGVIDIAAPGGDKFQFPDTPSKNGRILSTMPGGQYGFLQGTSMASPHAAGVAALLKSTHPRATPAQLQALLKAEADNPGCPSAPYDGDGDGVVDATCEGGKHVNGFYGFGIVDALDAVKK, from the coding sequence ATGGCTCATCTGCGCTCCAGACGCCGGCTGGCGCTCACCCTGCCGCTCGGCCTCGCGCTCACCGCGTCCCTCGGCTTCCTGCCCGGCGCCGCGTCGGCCGCACCCGCCGACTCCCCCGCCGCCACTGCCGGTTCGGCCACCGCCGACGCAGGGGCACTCGCGTACGTCGTGAACACCAGGACGGACCACCGCACCCTCGCGTCGGTGAAGAAGGCGATCGACAAGGCCGGCGGGACCGTCGTGGCCTCGTACGACCGGATCGGCGTGATCGTCGTCCACGCGTCGAACCCGGACTTCGGCCGGCAGATCCGCGCCGTCAAGGGGGTGCAGTCGGCGGGCGCCACGCGTACGTCCCCGCTGGTCGCCGCCGGCACCACGGACGAGGGTGCCGCCCAGGTCCTGTCGAAGGCGCAGGCCAAGTCCCTTGCGGCGAAAGCCGATTCGGGCGCCGAGCCACTCGAGGCCGACCAGTGGGATCTGCGGGCGATCGGCGCCGACAAGGCCGCGAAGATCAACCCGGGCAGCCGCGACGTCACCGTCGGTGTCATCGACACGGGCGTCGACGACACCCACCCCGACCTCGCCCCGAACTTCTCCGCCTCGCAGTCCGCGAACTGTGTCGGCGGCAAGGCGGACACCTCGCCCGGCGCGTGGCGACCCTACGACCCGGCCGAGGACTACCACGGCACGCACGTCGCCGGTGAGATAGCCGCGGCCCGCAACGGCATAGGCGTCGCCGGGGTCGCTCCCGGTGTGAAGGTCGCGGGCATCAAGGTCAGCGACCCCCACGACGGCCTCTTCTACCCGGAGAACGTGGTCTGCGCCTTCGTGTTCGCCGCCGACCACGGCGTCGAGGTCACCAACAACAGCTATTACGTGGACCCTTGGCTCTACAACTGCATGGACGACCCCGACCAGAAGGCCATCGTCGACGCGGTCGACCGGGCCCAGCTGTACGCCCAGAAGAAGGGCACCCTCAACCTGGCGTCGGCCGGCAACTCCAACGACGACCTGGACTCGGACGCGCTCGTCGACGACTCCAGCCCCGACGACTCGACGCCGGTCCACCGCACGATCGACCCGCACAAGTGCTTCGACATCCCGACGCAGCTGCCGGGCGTCGTCACCGTCAGCGCCTCGGGCCCGACGGGTGCCAAGGCGTACTACTCCAGCTACGGCAAGGGTGTCATCGACATCGCGGCGCCGGGCGGAGACAAGTTCCAGTTCCCGGACACCCCGTCGAAGAACGGCCGCATCCTGTCGACGATGCCGGGCGGCCAGTACGGCTTCCTCCAGGGCACGTCGATGGCGTCGCCGCACGCCGCCGGGGTCGCCGCGCTGCTCAAGTCGACGCACCCGAGGGCCACTCCGGCCCAGCTCCAGGCCCTGCTCAAGGCCGAGGCCGACAACCCGGGCTGCCCCTCGGCCCCGTACGACGGGGACGGCGACGGTGTCGTCGACGCCACCTGCGAGGGCGGGAAGCACGTCAACGGCTTCTACGGCTTCGGCATCGTCGACGCGCTCGACGCCGTCAAGAAGTGA
- a CDS encoding DUF485 domain-containing protein: protein MATDAPPPSKSGPRNQPAPPSTEEFIAEQESAEFAELRHAHRSFAFPLTVAFIAWYLLYVLLSNYAGDFMGTKLFGNINVALVLGLAQFLTTFLIAWWYSRHAATKLDPKAEAIKSRMEGGA, encoded by the coding sequence GTGGCCACCGATGCACCGCCACCGTCGAAAAGCGGGCCCCGCAACCAACCCGCACCGCCCTCCACGGAGGAATTCATCGCGGAGCAGGAGAGCGCGGAGTTCGCCGAACTGCGCCACGCGCACCGCTCGTTCGCCTTCCCTCTGACCGTCGCCTTCATCGCCTGGTACCTGCTGTACGTACTGCTGTCGAACTACGCGGGCGACTTCATGGGCACCAAGCTCTTCGGCAACATCAATGTCGCGCTGGTCCTCGGCCTCGCCCAGTTCCTGACCACGTTCCTCATCGCCTGGTGGTACTCCCGCCACGCTGCCACCAAGCTCGACCCCAAGGCCGAGGCGATCAAGTCCCGGATGGAGGGCGGCGCATGA